The Manihot esculenta cultivar AM560-2 chromosome 11, M.esculenta_v8, whole genome shotgun sequence genome includes a region encoding these proteins:
- the LOC110626572 gene encoding exportin-7 isoform X4, with amino-acid sequence MMESLAQLEELCERLYNSQDSAERAHAENTLKCFSMSTDYISQCQYILDNALTPYALMLASSSLLKQVTEHSLSLQLRLDIRNYLVSYLANRGPKLQPFVIASLIQLLSRVTKFGWFDDDRFREVVKESTNFLSQQATSDHYAIGLKILNQLVSEMNQPNTGLPSTNHRRVACSFRDQSLYQIFQISLTSLRQLKNDGAIRLQELALSLSLKCLSFDFVGTSIDESSEEFGTVQIPSSWRPVIEDPSTLQIFFDYYAITTTPLSKEALDCLVRLASVRRSLFTNDADRSKFLARLMTGTKEILQTGQGLAHHDNYHEYCRLLGRFRVNYQLSELVNVEGYGDWIQLVAEFTIKSLQSWQWASSSVYFLLGLWSRLVTSLPYLKGDAPSLLDEFVPKITEGFITSRFNSVQAGSADDLSDNPLDSVELLQDQLDCFPYLCRFQYESSGLHIINIMEPVLQSYAERARVQTTDSNDLSVIEAKLAWVVHIIAAILKIKQSTSCSTESQEVLDAELSARVLQLINVTDSGLHSQRYGERSKQRLDRAIITFFQHFRKSYVGDQVAHSSKQLYARLSELLGLHDHLLLLSVIVGKIATNLKCYTESEEVIDHTLSLFLELASGLVLLPYFLAKKKIQPFVILFIKVYFASTVIAWLIVIYFLFICLLLPLCSYMTGKLLLKLDAIKFIVVNHTREHFPFLEEYRCSRSRTTFYYTIGWLIFMEDSPVKFKSSMEPLSQVFISLGSTPDSMFRTDAVKYALIGLMRDLRGIAMATNSRRTYGLLFDWLYPAHLPVLLKGISHWADTPEVTTPLLKFMAEFVLNKAQRLTFDSSSPNGILLFREVSKLIVAYGARILALPNVADIYAYKYKGIWICLTILSRALAGNYVNFGVFELYGDRALADALDIALKMTLSIPLADVLAFRKLTRAYFAFLEVLFSSHFVFILNLDTNTFMHIVGSLESGLKGLDTNISSQCASAVDNLAAFYFNNITMGEAPTSPAAINLARHIVDCPSLFPEILKTLFEIVLFEDCGNQWSLSRPMLSLILISEQPVDQPQRLSLCFDKLMADVTRSLDAKNRDRFTQNLTVFRHEFRVK; translated from the exons ATGATGGAGAGCTTAGCGCAACTGGAAGAATTGTGTGAGAGGCTGTATAACTCGCAGGATTCAGCTGAGAGAGCTCACGCGGAGAACACTCTGAAATGCTTCTCGATGAGCACTGATTACATCTCTCAATGCCAGTACATTCTTGATAATGCATTGACTCCTTATGCATTGATGCTCGCTAGTTCTAGTCTGCTCAAGCAAGTTACCGAGCATAGCCTCTCGCTACAGCTCCGTCTAGATATTCGTAATTACCTTGTTAGCTATCTGGCCAACAGAGGGCCTAAGTTGCAGCCCTTTGTTATCGCATCTCTAATCCAGCTGTTGTCTCGAGTTACCAAGTTTGGGTGGTTTGATGATGATAGATTTAGAGAAGTGGTTAAGGAGTCTACAAACTTCTTGAGTCAG CAGGCAACGTCAGATCACTATGCCATCGGTTTGAAGATACTGAATCAACTTGTTTCTGAGATGAATCAG CCCAATACAGGGCTGCCTTCAACAAATCATCGAAGGGTAGCCTGCTCCTTTAGGGATCAGTCACTTTATCAAATATTCCAAATATCTTTAACATCACTGCGACAATTGAAAAATGATG GTGCAATTCGATTGCAAGAGTTGGCACTTTCGCTTTCTCTCAAATGTTTATCATTTGATTTTGTTGGGACATCGATTGATGAAAGTTCGGAGGAGTTTGGTACTGTTCAG ATTCCATCATCTTGGAGACCAGTTATAGAGGATCCATCGACGTTGCAGATATTTTTTGAttactatgctattacaacaacCCCGCTTTCGAAGGAG gcACTGGACTGCTTGGTCAGGCTAGCATCTGTACGTCGCTCTTTGTTCACAAATGATGCTGATCGTTCTAAATTTTTGGCGCGTTTGATGACAGGAACCAAAGAAATCCTGCAAACAGGACAAG GTCTTGCTCATCATGATAATTACCACGAGTATTGTCGTCTCCTTGGACGTTTCAGGGTGAACTATCAG TTGTCAGAGCTTGTGAATGTAGAAGGCTATGGTGATTGGATACAATTGGTGGCAGAGTTCACTATAAAGTCTTTGCAGTCTTGGCAG TGGGCCAGCAGCAGTGTATACTTCCTCTTAGGGCTTTGGTCTAGACTAGTGACATCATTACCTTATTTAAAAGGTGATGCACCGAGTTTGCTTGATGAATTTGTGCCTAAAATTACTGAAGGCTTTATCACATCAAGGTTTAACTCTGTTCAG GCTGGATCCGCAGATGATCTCTCTGACAATCCTTTAGACAGTGTTGAACTTCTTCAAGATCAGCTGGATTGCTTTCCTTATCTCTGTAGATTCCAG TATGAAAGCAGTGGTTTACATATAATAAACATAATGGAGCCTGTTCTGCAATCATACGCG GAAAGAGCAAGAGTACAGACCACTGACAGCAATGACCTTTCTGTTATTGAGGCCAAGCTTGCTTGGGTTGTTCATATTATTGCTGCTATTCTAAAAATCAAACAGTCAACTAGCTGTAG TACAGAGTCACAAGAAGTGCTTGATGCAGAACTTTCAGCTCGCGTTTTGCAATTGATAAATGTTACAGACAGTGGGCTACATAGTCAG AGATATGGTGAACGGAGTAAGCAAAGACTTGATCGAGCGATTATCACCTTCTTTCAGCATTTCCGGAAGTCTTATGTAGGTGATCAGGTTGCGCACTCATCCAAG CAGTTATATGCTCGATTGTCTGAGCTTCTTGGACTACATGATCATCTGCTATTACTGAGTGTGATTGTTGGAAAGATAGCTACTAATCTGAAGTGTTACACTGAG AGTGAGGAAGTCATTGATCACACATTAAGTTTGTTTTTGGAGTTGGCATCTGGGTTAGTCTTACTGCCATATTTTTtggctaaaaaaaaaattcagccatttgtcattttattcattaaagtGTATTTTGCCTCAACAGTGATTGCTTGGTTGATTGTCATATATTTcttgtttatttgtttgttacTTCCTCTTTGCAGCTATATGACTGGAAAGTTGcttttgaagttggatgctatTAAATTTATAGTCGTTAACCATACT AGGGAGCACTTTCCCTTTTTAGAAGAATATAGATGCTCTCGTAGCAGAACAACGTTTTATTACACTATTGGCTGGTTAATATTTATGGAGGACAGCCCTGTGAAATTCAAGTCTTCAATGGAACCACTTTCACAg GTTTTTATCAGTTTGGGATCCACACCTGATTCAATGTTTCGAACTGATGCTGTGAAGTATGCTCTAATTGGGTTGATGAGGGATCTTAGAGGAATAGCAATGGCTACAAATAG TCGCAGAACTTATGGGCTTTTATTTGATTGGCTGTATCCTGCTCATTTGCCAGTTCTCTTGAAAGGCATCTCTCATTGGGCAGATACACCAGAG GTTACTACCCCATTGTTAAAATTCATGGCTGAGTTTGTGTTAAACAAAGCTCAACGtttaacttttgattcttcttctCCTAATGGCATTCTTCTTTTCCGGGAGGTCAGCAAACTTATTGTAGCCTATGGTGCCAGGATCTTAGCTCTTCCAAATGTCGCCGATATATATGCCTACAAATACAAGGGAATATGGATTTGTTTAACTATTCTCTCTAGAG CTCTTGCTGGGAACTATGTCAACTTTGGCGTATTTGAACTGTATGGCGATAGGGCTCTTGCTGATGCACTTGATATTGCTCTAAAGATGACATTGTCAATTCCTTTGGCTGATGTATTGGCGTTCCGAAAG TTGACAAGGGCATACTTTGCATTCTTGGAGGTTCTGTTCAGCAGCCATTTTGTTTTTATATTGAATCTGGACACAAACACCTTCATGCATATAGTTGGTTCTCTAGAATCTGGTCTTAAAGGCCTGGATACAAATATCTCATCACAG TGTGCATCTGCTGTTGATAATTTGGCTGCTTTCTATTTCAATAATATCACCATGGGGGAGGCACCAACTTCACCTGCTGCAATTAATCTTGCTCGACATATTGTGGACTGCCCCAGTTTATTTCCAGAA atACTGAAGACCCTGTTTGAGATTGTGTTGTTTGAGGATTGTGGCAACCAGTGGAGTCTCAGTAGACCTATGTTGAGCTTAATTCTTATTAGTGAGCAG CCAGTGGATCAACCTCAGCGGCTTTCACTTTGTTTCGACAAACTGATGGCTGATGTCACTCGAAGCTTGGATGCAAAGAACAGGGACAGGTTTACTCAGAATCTGACTGTTTTCAGGCATGAATTCCGTGTGAAATAG
- the LOC110626572 gene encoding exportin-7 isoform X6 has product MMESLAQLEELCERLYNSQDSAERAHAENTLKCFSMSTDYISQCQYILDNALTPYALMLASSSLLKQVTEHSLSLQLRLDIRNYLVSYLANRGPKLQPFVIASLIQLLSRVTKFGWFDDDRFREVVKESTNFLSQATSDHYAIGLKILNQLVSEMNQPNTGLPSTNHRRVACSFRDQSLYQIFQISLTSLRQLKNDGAIRLQELALSLSLKCLSFDFVGTSIDESSEEFGTVQIPSSWRPVIEDPSTLQIFFDYYAITTTPLSKEALDCLVRLASVRRSLFTNDADRSKFLARLMTGTKEILQTGQGLAHHDNYHEYCRLLGRFRVNYQLSELVNVEGYGDWIQLVAEFTIKSLQSWQWASSSVYFLLGLWSRLVTSLPYLKGDAPSLLDEFVPKITEGFITSRFNSVQAGSADDLSDNPLDSVELLQDQLDCFPYLCRFQYESSGLHIINIMEPVLQSYAERARVQTTDSNDLSVIEAKLAWVVHIIAAILKIKQSTSCSTESQEVLDAELSARVLQLINVTDSGLHSQRYGERSKQRLDRAIITFFQHFRKSYVGDQVAHSSKQLYARLSELLGLHDHLLLLSVIVGKIATNLKCYTESEEVIDHTLSLFLELASGYMTGKLLLKLDAIKFIVVNHTREHFPFLEEYRCSRSRTTFYYTIGWLIFMEDSPVKFKSSMEPLSQVFISLGSTPDSMFRTDAVKYALIGLMRDLRGIAMATNSRRTYGLLFDWLYPAHLPVLLKGISHWADTPEVTTPLLKFMAEFVLNKAQRLTFDSSSPNGILLFREVSKLIVAYGARILALPNVADIYAYKYKGIWICLTILSRALAGNYVNFGVFELYGDRALADALDIALKMTLSIPLADVLAFRKLTRAYFAFLEVLFSSHFVFILNLDTNTFMHIVGSLESGLKGLDTNISSQCASAVDNLAAFYFNNITMGEAPTSPAAINLARHIVDCPSLFPEILKTLFEIVLFEDCGNQWSLSRPMLSLILISEQIFSDLKAQILAAQPVDQPQRLSLCFDKLMADVTRSLDAKNRDRFTQNLTVFRHEFRVK; this is encoded by the exons ATGATGGAGAGCTTAGCGCAACTGGAAGAATTGTGTGAGAGGCTGTATAACTCGCAGGATTCAGCTGAGAGAGCTCACGCGGAGAACACTCTGAAATGCTTCTCGATGAGCACTGATTACATCTCTCAATGCCAGTACATTCTTGATAATGCATTGACTCCTTATGCATTGATGCTCGCTAGTTCTAGTCTGCTCAAGCAAGTTACCGAGCATAGCCTCTCGCTACAGCTCCGTCTAGATATTCGTAATTACCTTGTTAGCTATCTGGCCAACAGAGGGCCTAAGTTGCAGCCCTTTGTTATCGCATCTCTAATCCAGCTGTTGTCTCGAGTTACCAAGTTTGGGTGGTTTGATGATGATAGATTTAGAGAAGTGGTTAAGGAGTCTACAAACTTCTTGAGTCAG GCAACGTCAGATCACTATGCCATCGGTTTGAAGATACTGAATCAACTTGTTTCTGAGATGAATCAG CCCAATACAGGGCTGCCTTCAACAAATCATCGAAGGGTAGCCTGCTCCTTTAGGGATCAGTCACTTTATCAAATATTCCAAATATCTTTAACATCACTGCGACAATTGAAAAATGATG GTGCAATTCGATTGCAAGAGTTGGCACTTTCGCTTTCTCTCAAATGTTTATCATTTGATTTTGTTGGGACATCGATTGATGAAAGTTCGGAGGAGTTTGGTACTGTTCAG ATTCCATCATCTTGGAGACCAGTTATAGAGGATCCATCGACGTTGCAGATATTTTTTGAttactatgctattacaacaacCCCGCTTTCGAAGGAG gcACTGGACTGCTTGGTCAGGCTAGCATCTGTACGTCGCTCTTTGTTCACAAATGATGCTGATCGTTCTAAATTTTTGGCGCGTTTGATGACAGGAACCAAAGAAATCCTGCAAACAGGACAAG GTCTTGCTCATCATGATAATTACCACGAGTATTGTCGTCTCCTTGGACGTTTCAGGGTGAACTATCAG TTGTCAGAGCTTGTGAATGTAGAAGGCTATGGTGATTGGATACAATTGGTGGCAGAGTTCACTATAAAGTCTTTGCAGTCTTGGCAG TGGGCCAGCAGCAGTGTATACTTCCTCTTAGGGCTTTGGTCTAGACTAGTGACATCATTACCTTATTTAAAAGGTGATGCACCGAGTTTGCTTGATGAATTTGTGCCTAAAATTACTGAAGGCTTTATCACATCAAGGTTTAACTCTGTTCAG GCTGGATCCGCAGATGATCTCTCTGACAATCCTTTAGACAGTGTTGAACTTCTTCAAGATCAGCTGGATTGCTTTCCTTATCTCTGTAGATTCCAG TATGAAAGCAGTGGTTTACATATAATAAACATAATGGAGCCTGTTCTGCAATCATACGCG GAAAGAGCAAGAGTACAGACCACTGACAGCAATGACCTTTCTGTTATTGAGGCCAAGCTTGCTTGGGTTGTTCATATTATTGCTGCTATTCTAAAAATCAAACAGTCAACTAGCTGTAG TACAGAGTCACAAGAAGTGCTTGATGCAGAACTTTCAGCTCGCGTTTTGCAATTGATAAATGTTACAGACAGTGGGCTACATAGTCAG AGATATGGTGAACGGAGTAAGCAAAGACTTGATCGAGCGATTATCACCTTCTTTCAGCATTTCCGGAAGTCTTATGTAGGTGATCAGGTTGCGCACTCATCCAAG CAGTTATATGCTCGATTGTCTGAGCTTCTTGGACTACATGATCATCTGCTATTACTGAGTGTGATTGTTGGAAAGATAGCTACTAATCTGAAGTGTTACACTGAG AGTGAGGAAGTCATTGATCACACATTAAGTTTGTTTTTGGAGTTGGCATCTGG CTATATGACTGGAAAGTTGcttttgaagttggatgctatTAAATTTATAGTCGTTAACCATACT AGGGAGCACTTTCCCTTTTTAGAAGAATATAGATGCTCTCGTAGCAGAACAACGTTTTATTACACTATTGGCTGGTTAATATTTATGGAGGACAGCCCTGTGAAATTCAAGTCTTCAATGGAACCACTTTCACAg GTTTTTATCAGTTTGGGATCCACACCTGATTCAATGTTTCGAACTGATGCTGTGAAGTATGCTCTAATTGGGTTGATGAGGGATCTTAGAGGAATAGCAATGGCTACAAATAG TCGCAGAACTTATGGGCTTTTATTTGATTGGCTGTATCCTGCTCATTTGCCAGTTCTCTTGAAAGGCATCTCTCATTGGGCAGATACACCAGAG GTTACTACCCCATTGTTAAAATTCATGGCTGAGTTTGTGTTAAACAAAGCTCAACGtttaacttttgattcttcttctCCTAATGGCATTCTTCTTTTCCGGGAGGTCAGCAAACTTATTGTAGCCTATGGTGCCAGGATCTTAGCTCTTCCAAATGTCGCCGATATATATGCCTACAAATACAAGGGAATATGGATTTGTTTAACTATTCTCTCTAGAG CTCTTGCTGGGAACTATGTCAACTTTGGCGTATTTGAACTGTATGGCGATAGGGCTCTTGCTGATGCACTTGATATTGCTCTAAAGATGACATTGTCAATTCCTTTGGCTGATGTATTGGCGTTCCGAAAG TTGACAAGGGCATACTTTGCATTCTTGGAGGTTCTGTTCAGCAGCCATTTTGTTTTTATATTGAATCTGGACACAAACACCTTCATGCATATAGTTGGTTCTCTAGAATCTGGTCTTAAAGGCCTGGATACAAATATCTCATCACAG TGTGCATCTGCTGTTGATAATTTGGCTGCTTTCTATTTCAATAATATCACCATGGGGGAGGCACCAACTTCACCTGCTGCAATTAATCTTGCTCGACATATTGTGGACTGCCCCAGTTTATTTCCAGAA atACTGAAGACCCTGTTTGAGATTGTGTTGTTTGAGGATTGTGGCAACCAGTGGAGTCTCAGTAGACCTATGTTGAGCTTAATTCTTATTAGTGAGCAG ATATTCTCTGATTTGAAAGCTCAAATTTTAGCTGCACAG CCAGTGGATCAACCTCAGCGGCTTTCACTTTGTTTCGACAAACTGATGGCTGATGTCACTCGAAGCTTGGATGCAAAGAACAGGGACAGGTTTACTCAGAATCTGACTGTTTTCAGGCATGAATTCCGTGTGAAATAG
- the LOC110626572 gene encoding exportin-7 isoform X7, which translates to MMESLAQLEELCERLYNSQDSAERAHAENTLKCFSMSTDYISQCQYILDNALTPYALMLASSSLLKQVTEHSLSLQLRLDIRNYLVSYLANRGPKLQPFVIASLIQLLSRVTKFGWFDDDRFREVVKESTNFLSQATSDHYAIGLKILNQLVSEMNQPNTGLPSTNHRRVACSFRDQSLYQIFQISLTSLRQLKNDGAIRLQELALSLSLKCLSFDFVGTSIDESSEEFGTVQIPSSWRPVIEDPSTLQIFFDYYAITTTPLSKEALDCLVRLASVRRSLFTNDADRSKFLARLMTGTKEILQTGQGLAHHDNYHEYCRLLGRFRVNYQLSELVNVEGYGDWIQLVAEFTIKSLQSWQWASSSVYFLLGLWSRLVTSLPYLKGDAPSLLDEFVPKITEGFITSRFNSVQAGSADDLSDNPLDSVELLQDQLDCFPYLCRFQYESSGLHIINIMEPVLQSYAERARVQTTDSNDLSVIEAKLAWVVHIIAAILKIKQSTSCSTESQEVLDAELSARVLQLINVTDSGLHSQRYGERSKQRLDRAIITFFQHFRKSYVGDQVAHSSKLYARLSELLGLHDHLLLLSVIVGKIATNLKCYTESEEVIDHTLSLFLELASGYMTGKLLLKLDAIKFIVVNHTREHFPFLEEYRCSRSRTTFYYTIGWLIFMEDSPVKFKSSMEPLSQVFISLGSTPDSMFRTDAVKYALIGLMRDLRGIAMATNSRRTYGLLFDWLYPAHLPVLLKGISHWADTPEVTTPLLKFMAEFVLNKAQRLTFDSSSPNGILLFREVSKLIVAYGARILALPNVADIYAYKYKGIWICLTILSRALAGNYVNFGVFELYGDRALADALDIALKMTLSIPLADVLAFRKLTRAYFAFLEVLFSSHFVFILNLDTNTFMHIVGSLESGLKGLDTNISSQCASAVDNLAAFYFNNITMGEAPTSPAAINLARHIVDCPSLFPEILKTLFEIVLFEDCGNQWSLSRPMLSLILISEQIFSDLKAQILAAQPVDQPQRLSLCFDKLMADVTRSLDAKNRDRFTQNLTVFRHEFRVK; encoded by the exons ATGATGGAGAGCTTAGCGCAACTGGAAGAATTGTGTGAGAGGCTGTATAACTCGCAGGATTCAGCTGAGAGAGCTCACGCGGAGAACACTCTGAAATGCTTCTCGATGAGCACTGATTACATCTCTCAATGCCAGTACATTCTTGATAATGCATTGACTCCTTATGCATTGATGCTCGCTAGTTCTAGTCTGCTCAAGCAAGTTACCGAGCATAGCCTCTCGCTACAGCTCCGTCTAGATATTCGTAATTACCTTGTTAGCTATCTGGCCAACAGAGGGCCTAAGTTGCAGCCCTTTGTTATCGCATCTCTAATCCAGCTGTTGTCTCGAGTTACCAAGTTTGGGTGGTTTGATGATGATAGATTTAGAGAAGTGGTTAAGGAGTCTACAAACTTCTTGAGTCAG GCAACGTCAGATCACTATGCCATCGGTTTGAAGATACTGAATCAACTTGTTTCTGAGATGAATCAG CCCAATACAGGGCTGCCTTCAACAAATCATCGAAGGGTAGCCTGCTCCTTTAGGGATCAGTCACTTTATCAAATATTCCAAATATCTTTAACATCACTGCGACAATTGAAAAATGATG GTGCAATTCGATTGCAAGAGTTGGCACTTTCGCTTTCTCTCAAATGTTTATCATTTGATTTTGTTGGGACATCGATTGATGAAAGTTCGGAGGAGTTTGGTACTGTTCAG ATTCCATCATCTTGGAGACCAGTTATAGAGGATCCATCGACGTTGCAGATATTTTTTGAttactatgctattacaacaacCCCGCTTTCGAAGGAG gcACTGGACTGCTTGGTCAGGCTAGCATCTGTACGTCGCTCTTTGTTCACAAATGATGCTGATCGTTCTAAATTTTTGGCGCGTTTGATGACAGGAACCAAAGAAATCCTGCAAACAGGACAAG GTCTTGCTCATCATGATAATTACCACGAGTATTGTCGTCTCCTTGGACGTTTCAGGGTGAACTATCAG TTGTCAGAGCTTGTGAATGTAGAAGGCTATGGTGATTGGATACAATTGGTGGCAGAGTTCACTATAAAGTCTTTGCAGTCTTGGCAG TGGGCCAGCAGCAGTGTATACTTCCTCTTAGGGCTTTGGTCTAGACTAGTGACATCATTACCTTATTTAAAAGGTGATGCACCGAGTTTGCTTGATGAATTTGTGCCTAAAATTACTGAAGGCTTTATCACATCAAGGTTTAACTCTGTTCAG GCTGGATCCGCAGATGATCTCTCTGACAATCCTTTAGACAGTGTTGAACTTCTTCAAGATCAGCTGGATTGCTTTCCTTATCTCTGTAGATTCCAG TATGAAAGCAGTGGTTTACATATAATAAACATAATGGAGCCTGTTCTGCAATCATACGCG GAAAGAGCAAGAGTACAGACCACTGACAGCAATGACCTTTCTGTTATTGAGGCCAAGCTTGCTTGGGTTGTTCATATTATTGCTGCTATTCTAAAAATCAAACAGTCAACTAGCTGTAG TACAGAGTCACAAGAAGTGCTTGATGCAGAACTTTCAGCTCGCGTTTTGCAATTGATAAATGTTACAGACAGTGGGCTACATAGTCAG AGATATGGTGAACGGAGTAAGCAAAGACTTGATCGAGCGATTATCACCTTCTTTCAGCATTTCCGGAAGTCTTATGTAGGTGATCAGGTTGCGCACTCATCCAAG TTATATGCTCGATTGTCTGAGCTTCTTGGACTACATGATCATCTGCTATTACTGAGTGTGATTGTTGGAAAGATAGCTACTAATCTGAAGTGTTACACTGAG AGTGAGGAAGTCATTGATCACACATTAAGTTTGTTTTTGGAGTTGGCATCTGG CTATATGACTGGAAAGTTGcttttgaagttggatgctatTAAATTTATAGTCGTTAACCATACT AGGGAGCACTTTCCCTTTTTAGAAGAATATAGATGCTCTCGTAGCAGAACAACGTTTTATTACACTATTGGCTGGTTAATATTTATGGAGGACAGCCCTGTGAAATTCAAGTCTTCAATGGAACCACTTTCACAg GTTTTTATCAGTTTGGGATCCACACCTGATTCAATGTTTCGAACTGATGCTGTGAAGTATGCTCTAATTGGGTTGATGAGGGATCTTAGAGGAATAGCAATGGCTACAAATAG TCGCAGAACTTATGGGCTTTTATTTGATTGGCTGTATCCTGCTCATTTGCCAGTTCTCTTGAAAGGCATCTCTCATTGGGCAGATACACCAGAG GTTACTACCCCATTGTTAAAATTCATGGCTGAGTTTGTGTTAAACAAAGCTCAACGtttaacttttgattcttcttctCCTAATGGCATTCTTCTTTTCCGGGAGGTCAGCAAACTTATTGTAGCCTATGGTGCCAGGATCTTAGCTCTTCCAAATGTCGCCGATATATATGCCTACAAATACAAGGGAATATGGATTTGTTTAACTATTCTCTCTAGAG CTCTTGCTGGGAACTATGTCAACTTTGGCGTATTTGAACTGTATGGCGATAGGGCTCTTGCTGATGCACTTGATATTGCTCTAAAGATGACATTGTCAATTCCTTTGGCTGATGTATTGGCGTTCCGAAAG TTGACAAGGGCATACTTTGCATTCTTGGAGGTTCTGTTCAGCAGCCATTTTGTTTTTATATTGAATCTGGACACAAACACCTTCATGCATATAGTTGGTTCTCTAGAATCTGGTCTTAAAGGCCTGGATACAAATATCTCATCACAG TGTGCATCTGCTGTTGATAATTTGGCTGCTTTCTATTTCAATAATATCACCATGGGGGAGGCACCAACTTCACCTGCTGCAATTAATCTTGCTCGACATATTGTGGACTGCCCCAGTTTATTTCCAGAA atACTGAAGACCCTGTTTGAGATTGTGTTGTTTGAGGATTGTGGCAACCAGTGGAGTCTCAGTAGACCTATGTTGAGCTTAATTCTTATTAGTGAGCAG ATATTCTCTGATTTGAAAGCTCAAATTTTAGCTGCACAG CCAGTGGATCAACCTCAGCGGCTTTCACTTTGTTTCGACAAACTGATGGCTGATGTCACTCGAAGCTTGGATGCAAAGAACAGGGACAGGTTTACTCAGAATCTGACTGTTTTCAGGCATGAATTCCGTGTGAAATAG